CAAAGGGTTGTCAACGATGAAAAGCTTGATGGTGCTGACGAATCTTTCTTTTCTTTGGCCGTTTTGGAAACCTTTGAGGGGTTAAGAAAATCATATGAGCAACTTTCTTGGTGCACTAGCTTCTGCAATTACCCCAACTGGGCATATTGGTGGGATGGTATGCACCTGGTGAGTGCTCCCGTTTATGCCTCAGAAGTGCTGAAAGAAAACGTTGAAGCCCTTTCGCCGCACAGCTTGATTGCTGTTTCTGCGACGTTGGCCTTGGGAGGGGATTTTTCTTATTGGCAACAAGAGACAGGAATTACCGCGGACCGAACACTTGTGGTTGATTCGCCTTTCGAATTGGAAAAACAAATGGAGATATGGGTCGTTGAGACGAACAAAAAGGTTACAGATTTCGGGTATGAAAAGACCATATCGAGGATTGTGGAGCATTTTTGTGATGAAAATGGAGGCAGGACGTTGGTTTTACTGAGCTCTTTGAACCTGCTTAAAAGTGTTGGAGAATACATGAAGAGCAAGACCAAGCAATACAACGTTTACGTACAGGGTGATACTCAACTGAGCAAGCTTGTTACGTCCTTCAGAGAGGATTTAACGTCCGTTCTGATAGGAAGCGTTACATTTAGAGAAGGGTTCGACGTTCCAGGGGAGGGACTAACCCAGGTTATCATCGACAGAATCCCCTTTGATCACCCAGAAGATCCAATAATGAAAACTTTAAAGGCCCTTTCTGGTAGGGAGTATTTCAGATCATTTGTGCTGCCTAAAGCAAAGCTGACGCTGAAACAGGCAGCTGGAAGGCTAATTAGGACAGAGGAGGACAAGGGAAGGCTAGTTATTTTAGATGGGAGGGTTTTATCAAGGATTGACTGGAAGATCTACGAGTCTCTTCCAAAAGTTCCATATAAGAAAATCACCCTAGCTTAGAAAGATTGTGTCAACGGACAGTGAAAATGTCACCCTAAAATGTCTTTAACGGGACAGTGAAAATGTCACCTTTAGATATTGTTTAAGTGTATAGATATTAGCCCTGTCCTATGTGGTTTTTCGTGTTTTTTGCAGTTTAGGACAGGGCTGGTTTTTCTGGGTTTGTGGTAGTCATTACTATGGGGTATACGTTTCCCTCAATTCATCATTCATGGGATAGCTTTTCTTGTTTTTATAATATCTAATGGTGTTATTTATGCTCCTGCGCCATGGGTGATCCATGGATGGTTTATATTTTCCCCTTGGCTTTGCCTTGTTTTCTAGGTTTTCTTCTTGGATAGCTTTCTTGTTACTGTCACTTGAGATAGCCTTTAGTTTAAAGTAATCGCCACTGTATAAAGCTCCAAGGGAACCATCGAGATGCCTTGTAACACAAACAGGGCTTTTGGGCTTCAGAGGTACCACGTGCCCTTTAGAATCTAACAGCTGATAAGTACTACCCCCATAAGATATTGTGGATCCATTTGAAGCTTTTCTGTGACTCCTTATGCATATGATTTTATGCAAAGACTCTAATCCAGGGTTTGCCCTGAATGCCTGTTCTTTATCTTCTGCCCTTACAGCGAAACGGCTGTTAAACCTCTTTTTGAAATCACACAGAAAATCATTGGCATCTTCCATGGTGCAAATATTTGCTATCCTAAGCTCTACGATCAAACGACTCTGCAGGGTCTCCCAAAGACGCTCTATACGCCCCTTTGCTTGAGGTGAACGAGCCTTTATATGGGTTATGCCCAGCTGATTTAACACCTCTCCAAACTGAGTAAGCTTAACTCTTTCTCCTTTAAGCTCTTCCTCTATGGAGAGCTTGTCTCCTTTAGGAGAAAAGAATATAGAATGACCGTCACTGTAAATACTCCTGGGAACCCCGTAATCTTCCACCATCTGCTTCAAAACATGCAGATACCCCAATAAATCTTCATTGGGCCTGAAATAAAGGCCAAAAATCTTCCCCGTAGCGTCATCTATGGCTCCATGAAGACATAGCTTGGAGCACCTTCCTTCAAGCCAATCATGGGGACTGGCATCACACTGTACCAACATGCCCTCCATGGACATTCGATTCCTAGTACGCCTCCTCCTCGGAGTCTTGTGAGTGTGCTTGTTGGGTATTGATGCCTCCTTGAGAATTCGACCTACAGTCTTGGCCGACACAAATATTCCATCGTGCTCTTTCATTAGCTCCGACATGTGTTGGTAGCTGGCTCCATGGTATTTACCCACTGCAAAACCTACTATGGCCTCTTTTACCTCTTTGGACGTAGCATGTTTAGGCTTCCTTCCCCTGTTACCATGCGCCAACGCTGCTATACCTCTTTCCTTCA
The DNA window shown above is from Thermovirga lienii DSM 17291 and carries:
- a CDS encoding Integrase catalytic region (PFAM: Integrase core domain~InterPro IPR001584~KEGG: dau:Daud_0321 integrase catalytic subunit~PFAM: Integrase catalytic region~SPTR: Integrase, catalytic region); this encodes MSRGDVYLSEKESRRVYVMERLMEGVVTVKEASCVLGLSERQIKRLKAGVKERGIAALAHGNRGRKPKHATSKEVKEAIVGFAVGKYHGASYQHMSELMKEHDGIFVSAKTVGRILKEASIPNKHTHKTPRRRRTRNRMSMEGMLVQCDASPHDWLEGRCSKLCLHGAIDDATGKIFGLYFRPNEDLLGYLHVLKQMVEDYGVPRSIYSDGHSIFFSPKGDKLSIEEELKGERVKLTQFGEVLNQLGITHIKARSPQAKGRIERLWETLQSRLIVELRIANICTMEDANDFLCDFKKRFNSRFAVRAEDKEQAFRANPGLESLHKIICIRSHRKASNGSTISYGGSTYQLLDSKGHVVPLKPKSPVCVTRHLDGSLGALYSGDYFKLKAISSDSNKKAIQEENLENKAKPRGKYKPSMDHPWRRSINNTIRYYKNKKSYPMNDELRETYTP